TTGGACGATATAAAGCCGAAAAAGTTCTTCGATTGTGTTGCAGCAGCTGGGGGCAGTGTATCAATAGCGGCTAGTGTCAGTGCACGTAATTTCGATGTAAATGAAGATGCCAACCAAGATTGCATTGAGCTATCGAAGGATATTGATATGACGGTGACGAGTGGAACGGCTACGGTTGGTACATTGAAGATGCGGTCGAGCGATGAAGCAATTGAAACGATTGCCGGAGCTTCTTTCTCGTCCTCGTCCtcatcctcttcctcctctAATTCTTCGATTTTAACCATGGTTGATGATCACCAGAAAGATGTAGAGCTGGACTTTGAGAAACCCGGACCGTCGGGATTAAATCATCGCCGTGTCGGTCCTATCGATGTAGAAACGAATCCCTCTTCTGGAATGTCTTCCAACTCAGCTTTAAATAATGATGCTCGCCGCATAGCACACGATGATTGCGATGAATGTGAAGAACAAGGCAAAGACAAACCCGTGTGCAAAAAGTCAACCGAAGACGATGATGAAGCGGGACCAAGctcgatttcttcttcccaTGTGGTCAAGAAAACAAAGGAATCAAAGGACGATGTCGATGAAATGGATCTGGACCCGGAAGCTGGACCTAGTTCGAGGCGCATTAGCACGGACGATGGATCAGCTGTGGCCGGTGGTTCGGGGCTGAACGGAAATGCATCCGTAGAAGCGCGCGTAAAACCGGTAAATGTTGGTGATGGAAACGGCGCTGGTAGCGGTCGTCCATGTAAGCGTCTCAAGCTGAATAATGGTTCATGGGTGAGCAGAAATGGTAACAAAACACCTCGTACCATTTTTCATAAAGCGCTCGATGCAGTGAACATGTCATGGGAAAATGAACACCTGAAACGCATCCTAGAGTCCGACAGTTATAAGCTTTCCAGTCGCAATTCAGTGCAAATTGCCGGTTCTAGTAAGGCCCCGGTAGCGAACCATCCGAGCGTAAAGTCTAACTTCAATGCAAATGGTCAGCCGTTATGGCATGAGAAGATTTCTATGACTGCGGCCAGAATCGATTCGTTGCGTTCGCATGGTCACATGGAAGCTGCACTCAGATTGTCGGTCAGCGTTGTACGAACGATGCGTGAAATTCAGCGCGAAGCACAAGCACTATGGCTTCGTCACAAACCAAAGTTACCTCCCACTCAAGCAAGCACTGCGGAACAGCCTGTTCCGGGGCCCTCTAATTCTGGTTCAGGTTCGTCAAACGCGGCAGGGCCTCGTTGTAATTGTGGGCCTCCGAAGGTTATACCGGCAGAGTCAGCATCGTGCAGGAAAGAGTCCAACGCGACTAAACATATGCACCATTCCCTGTTACCTCCGCTGCCACCACCGttgccatcatcatcttccgcTTcaattcagcagcagcaaattatgcagcaacagcatcaacagcaacatccaagtcagcatcatcatcagcatcagcatttgttgcaacagcaacaccaaccaCAGGCATCTACATCCTCTGGAATAAAGGCTGGATGCCAGTGCCAGTCGCACCGTCATCAGTCACAAAGCTCAACACCCCACTTTCCGGTTCCACCGCCTGCGCCAATGATGCCGCCAGATCTGCATGCATCCCATGCGCCCCCAGTGCCGGCAATGAAGAAAGATTGTTCCAAGtgtattcaaattaaatgttaCTACGAATCGGTGGGTTCTGGTGGATCTTCACTAAAGCATAATGGTCCACCGATGGCTGGTCCCTCGCACGCCAGTGTCAACAATACCCATCACAGTCATCATCCACCGGCTCCTCCAGCACCGCCAATGTCTTCGGCATCGAGTGTCGTTTCCCAGCACCAACGAATTCATCGTAATTCAAGTGGGATGATATGTAGCTCGGCAAAATGTAATCATTTCATTGCCACCGGTCCTAATGGTCCTGGAATAATTCAGCCGGCTCCACATGACCTGTATCGTAAAATACCGCATTGCTCTACAAGCTCTTCGCAGCAGGCCCAACAACCTCACTGCAGTCGCGATTTTCGGTACATGAAGTTCCCAAATATTCCACCAAACcatcaacaccaccatcataatcagcatcatcatcatcataatcatcaccagcaacaacTTCAAAACCAGCACCACGCATCTTCGGGAGCAGGAATGATCGTTCCGGTAGGAATTCgtcatcctcctcctcctgcATGCCCAGTACCGGGCCCATCAACATCCCGAACGCACGGCACAGTCATGCCTTCAGAATCGTCGATGTCCGCCACCAGCACACAGTCATCGATAACAGTAACGACGGTCTCATCACACACCACCTCCGGTAGTTCCAATGCTGCTGGTTCAATTGTAACCTCTGCTTCAACCTCTGCTTCAACATCGAAGTCTTCCTCCGCTGCTTCGTCTTCATCGTTTCCAACAAAGTGTAATTGTCCAATCCATAAGGAGGAAAcattgccaccaccaccaccgacccAAAGCCACTcgacagcaccaccaccatgtCATCCACCGCAGGATGCCAACGTTGGACTACCGTCTATGAGCACAACGGTGTCATGCTGCGTCAAGCCCATCTGTTGCTCTTTGGCAATGGCTCAGCATCACTCCCAACACAAAACGCAACCACCACTACCTGGACCATCCTACGTTCCGTCTACGGGGATGTCATCGACGTGTGGTGGATGTGTAATGCATGCCAGTGGACCCCAATCTGCAATGTACAACAATGGTGCAATGTACGGTATGCCCGGACCTTCCTCTTCGTCGTCTGTTTCATCGGGACACGGTCATCATGCACAACCGTTGGCTTCAAGTTCGATGTCCAAAACCTTTGATCGATCAATAATGGGATCGTTCAGTGGTACCGATTGCGATATAATGTCTGGACAGCATCATCAACATAAAGACGATTGTCCTATGGCGCTTGGAAAGCACAAAAATGCCATACCCACGGCAGGTGGAGCAGGTGGTACCGGTTCAGGAAGTCATAGTAGTTGTACCAACAGCTCTGTTAATGCTTCACCGGCTGGTCCGAGTCGATCAAGTGCTTCGAGTGGTTCCACGATAACATCATCCGCTTTACTGGAGCCGATAAAAGTCAACCGAAAGCCAAATTGCCTTTCGAAATGCATCGATTGCAGCGTGGGATGCGAGGTAGAGTTTCCACTTGACGCCATCGCTTGCATTTTCGATTGTCTGACGGAGGCATCTTTAATACCGGAGGCAGTTACTGTCCAAATGAACGAAATGAGCCGCATGGCGTATGATGCCGGCAACGGTGGTGCTGGCGGTGGTCCCGGCAATGGTGCTGGATCTGCAGCACCGGAAGATATTAACATTATCGCTCCGAAGTATCGGCACCTACCTATAGTGGATTCAACCGACAGGCATGAGACATATTTAACACTGGCATTTGAAGCGGCCATTCTGGCGTTAAGTAAGCAACGTATTATGCCACATGGGTTGTATGCGCAGCACGTAATCTGTAAGCAGCAGGATCAGTTAATACAGCGACTACGAAGCATCGATCTTGACTCGGTGCTAGTAGGCATACTGCGAAAACTTAGCGTCCAACTGCTAGATGGTGGCCCAACGAGTGGTTTAGGCGAGATGATACATCCTGAATCGGTGCCAATGCACACGTTGGCTCGCTTTCTGTTCGCCTCATTGCTGAATCAACATTCAGATTTGGCGTTCGAGATAGGACTGCGCGCAATGCGTTTCCCAATACTGGAGAATATCAACGAAGGTGCTTCGGTGAACGGTATTGAGCTACAGCACAACAACTTCATGCATTCACCCTATCCGCGTTGGTGGACCCTAGGACACTTGGAGACGCAACAGTGTTCGCTCAGTTCAACGATGCTGAGTGCGGCTAAGGGTGATACGAAACGTCTGTCTGCTGTGCTACAGAATGCCCGACGAAACATACACAGTTCGTCACATCTGTTTAAGGTAAGCAATCTTCATTTCAACATGAAAGGAGTGGCCTTTGtgaactctttttttttgtcttttataTAGCTCGCTCAAGATGCGTTCCGCTTTGCTACACCAGAAAATGGTCCACGCAGTCAAACTCTGCTCGGTGTAGCATTCGAATTGGGCCTACAGGTAATGCGCATGACACTCACGTGCTTAAATTGGCGCCGCCGTGAAATGGTTCGGTGGTTGGTAACCTGTGCGTCTCATGTCGGTATTGACGCCCTAATGTCCATTATGCAAAATTGGTAAGCAATCGCAAAAATTTGTcccgttttattttattttgtatatgTTTTACAACTTCGTTTTTCCTCTTGctcgctttgttttgctaactAGGTATCACCTATTTACGCCAACGGAAGCAACGGGGCCAGTTGCAACAACTATCATGTCACATTCGACGATCATGAGACTGAATCTTAACTTCCGCCAGCAGGACGAGTTGTCTAACTGTGCCCGTACGTTGGCACTACAGTGTGCCACAAAAGATCCACCAAACTGTGCCCTGAATGCGCTGACGTTATGCGAGAACGACGCAATGGCCTTCGAAACAGCATATCATATAGTAATAGATGCTGCGACTCACATCATGACATCTAGTCAACTGTTTACTATTGCACGGTATGTAACGATCAGCTACAGatcattttgattttgatcaTTGTTTgtgattatgttttttatacaatttttttttcgcttgctcGTTTGTGGATACAGATATATGGAACATCGTGGCTATCCAGCACGTGCATACAATTTGGCTATGCTAGCGATGAAAAACGTCCAGCTGGCATACAATCAAGACACGCATCCCGCTATCAACGATATACACTGGGCGTGCGCATTATCTCATTCGCTTGGCAAGACAGAATTATCGAAGATGATACCGTTAGTGATAAAGAACGTGCAATGTGCAACAGTGCTATCGGATATACTAAGACGTTGTAGCGTTCCTACACCTGGGTTGCACAATTTTGGCGCACACGGAGCAAGAGGTAAGAACACATTCAAAGCGgggttttcggtttgtttaacAAGGGGAAGTTAAAATATTATCGATCTTAAATCTACAGGTAACAATTTGAGACAATGCATCAAGTTAAGCTATGATCGTGAACCGTTAAATCAGTTACTGGAAGCAGCCGTTTCGGCATATGTCAATACTACACATTCAAGGTACTTGTGGGAAACGAAATTACATAAGAGTGGTATCATTAatgcatatgtttttttttttcttttcaacagATTATCGCACATCTCTCCGCGCCATTATAGTGATTTCATTGACTTCCTCAGCAAAGCGCGTGACACATTTATGCTAGCGCGCGATGGACCGGCCCATTTTTCTCGTCTAATCGAAAACATTACAATAGCCTACAAGGGCAAGAAAAAGCTGGTTCGGCAAGTTCGACAACGTTTTCAGTTtgtctaaaacaaaacaaacaattgctgAGCGTTCGTTGGCACCATGCAAACAAGTGCACCGTCAAAGTTTTGGTTCGTTTTCGGCAAACTTCAACAGTTATTACTATTGTATTAGCTAGGGTAATGAATTTCGATGCATATTTTGTTGCatctttcgcttcgctttGCGTTAGCATTCTTTGGAAGTatcataatttccattttgcaaaGTGAGCAATCCACCCTACCGTTGTGTTGGATATAAAGTAGATTTCGTGTGTAAACCAATCTTCCTGCCCCACATATTACCTAACTAGTTCTGATTCACGATGTTAGTAGGCGATAAGAATAGACAATGAGACAATGATTATAGCAGTATTATAATGTTAAATGattatctttttgttttgctttgctcttCTACAGCTCCTCGTTTATTCTTGATGTTTTGTGATCTTGTGCTTATTTTGCTTGTGTGTTGCATTAGTTTGTTATTTaaaggttagttttttttcttctaaaatcGTTTTGTTCCATACTTTTACTTTGTCAGTTTTTCACATTATGTACGTTGTTTATTTGAATCGTAGCTTTGAGCTGTTGGCTCCATTCGCTGCGCCTATATATTTCCTGTTTGTCTCTCATTGTATGCTCTCTTTTAATTTCATCTGGGTTTCCGACTCTGTCTTCTTCTGGTGATGTCCTGCATTTTATTAGCTCACTATCCGGTTGCATAAGTCCATGCACGCCGAAACCGCAAGACGATCGTTATACATTCATGGTATAACCTATTATTTTGCCCCAGTATTTCACCACACAATGGTGAATTTTTTCACCAATTTTTACGCACAAATTGCATTCTACTCGTAACCGATCTCAATTTCTTCCCCATTGTCCGATCGTCGTCGGTAAAACCTATTCTTGATTGCCGGTTGGTTAAGATGTGTATACAAATTTTAATGCACGGGCTTTATGGCTTGTTTTATGAAGAAGCTACAATTTTCCCAAACTACTGATACAAAGAAATAGATAATTATTCTGCAACGATTCGCGAATCTTTGTGAATGAATCAATATGCCAATTCgatatgaaataataatagaaaGAGCAAAACAGTTGAATAGCAACTAGTGAACCGAAACAGGATTGCCAAATACCAAATAAACAATAAGGCGCAAATATCGCCACAAGAAGCAGCCGGCGGGTTTGTGCTGTAACGGAAATACGCCGGTATAAAGACCTACATTAATCCACACTTTAAGCTAATCACATCTTTAAAAGTCCCAAtagaaaaatgtaacaaacaaGTGAAGACACACAGTTAggcacagacaaaaaaaatcattaacttACATACGTTAAGCGAACCGGTAAGAGGTACGCAAGTTGAATGATTAACCCTATATATACCGCATTTATGTTTACGTGccacaaagaaaacaatcccAGTAAAAACGAAATTTTGTATAGGGCGGGTTTGAATGgctttgtataaaaataaggAAAGAGCGAAATGATATTTGAGCACGGGAATGAATGGGAAGACAAGGAATCAGAGAGATTAAAGCAGTGagattttgttataaaattagTAATGAACGTTAGTTGTATGCAGGGTGctgttttttatatttttcgttGGCCCTTGTACTTGGTATTGGTTTCtagttttctattgtttttttttttagtgtatgtgtttcactaaagtgaaattaatatcATGATTTTGTATCTACCTCCTAGTGATATAGAAGCATTTCTAACAAATCTTATTAAAAACTAATTCCGTTCCGTAgtcaaacaaaaagagaaaacaattaTAGCATATAAGCATAAGGCTCCCAGCAATGAATCACAATAACCAAAACCCTTTGCGCGAAAACATATGCAGTGCATTCGATTagcttaaaattttaattcattcaaaaCAAGCATAGGAAAGGCTACAATATGAGGCATCGGTTTTTAAACCAGAGCTTTTGTAATGTCTATgataaagaaataatttagaCCACGACcttttatattcttttttcgTACAAAGTGTATTGTTTAAGCAACAACATTGTATactaaacatgtttttatcaGTATTACGCAAAGACGCAACTAGTATAGATAGACAATAGAACAATTGGCTTATCAGTTAACACAAACCGCAGGCAAAGTTATTTAAACTTGTTAAAACGAAAGCAGAGAGCTGTTGTGGTTTAATAGAttacaaacatttgcaaactGCTGCAAACGAGAAAGACTAGAACAACAttctacacacatacacacacacacacatcataaTACTTGCGAaaagtttttcttcaaactctAGTTTTAATGCATCGTATGCTACTGCTGCGTATTGCCAGAATTCGTTGTCGACCGAGTTCCGGAAAGGGTGGTGTGTGAATATCATTTCATGCTTTCCTCAACAACGTGGGCTAAACAAGTAACTAACCAACAAATAGCAATGATGGTAATAATCATGcagaaaaataatgataatatgATAACGATAAATACATCCGTAAAAGCTTGAACATGGCTTAATTAAAGCTAAGAAATTTGATCCTAACATAGAACATAATGATAAGGCcgccgtgtgtttgtgtggtacTGCAAAGCGCGAAAGTCAAGCCGCAACTATGTGGTCTCCTTCCCTGTTCTCAACCAGACAGACACCCAAACACACCGTCAAATACGCCAATATAGAGCAgcgatcaacaaaaaaaaagctaaacgaTAGAAGCGGGAAGAAGTTTGTGGCTTAAATGTTGAGAGTGTAAGAAAATCTCAGGACTGGTAAAACATActtgaattaaaaaattagGAAACTGATGGAAAACTAGTAGAATATGTACCGTGGCTGCATAatagaaaatattcaaaagctTGTGTGTACTGGCGCGTGTTACGAAACACTGCACGGCGAACACCTAAACAGCCAAATAAGTCAAACAGAcaggaataaataaatgattgaaataaatgcatacaaaaattTAACCAGTTTTTCAAGACGGCTTATTTATCACCAAATCTGTATCTGTATTTACAGATCTGAGATTTGTAAAACTTGGTAAACTGCAGTGTGGTTTATGTGTggttacttacttatttatcaGTAGCAGGAGTCTTCCAAACCTCACACTCTCGAGCATCGTAGTCTGCCAATCCTtaatcccggcctttctggtgcacgcatcaacgccatcacttcatctcaatttggacctaccacacctcctctgtccataCGGACGACCTAACAGTACTTCACGGcctggtgtcattctcatgacgtgatgCTAATATACTGTACGACAGTGAATTCGTGATACagttcgtcattgtagcggctcctccgtTGTGGTTTATCTACTAATATGAAATCCAGCGTAAAGTTGTTCCACAGATTCCAGATATCTAAAGCAAAGAGTACTCTAATTGCTGTGCGCCTCAATAGTAACTAATTCGCTGTACGTATTTCTCTATCCAGTCACCGTCGGTTCGGAAGATTCAATAAATATGTGTTTACCGTTTCCAGCTGCGAAGGCAACTACACTCGCAAACAATATTCAAAGTTCTATAAGTTGATATTGCAGATAATCCTAGTCGGTTGGTGGAGTGTAACATCAATTGTTCCTCAGGGAATCGAAACTGAACACTACATACAGGTCGCGATACCGAACTAAATCCACAAAAACCTCAGATATTGTAAGCATCTTTAACAGGTGTCTCGAGTTTAAGGATATCTGACGAGTAATTACAATAATGCGGCGACTGGACCTCGGAAAGGAACCTACACAACCATGTAGCTATGAGATCGATCAGTCAACTTTCAGCTATTGAATACCGCttttgtgatgtttctttGAAGGTTTAAAATCGAAGGTCAAAATCGTTCACGGCGATTTCCATAGAGCATCACCCAAATTTGGAAGCTGAACGTGTTAAAGATGTGGTGCATGTGGTTGCTGTGGACTTTGTTCAAAACTGGCTAAGCCCGCGCTAGCTGCGATCGAAAAGAAGATGTTCAGAGGGAATGTTGGTCTCGTAAGGAGTTGCTACAATGACAAGCTATATTACGAACTCAATGTTGTatagcggattagactcgtcaGGCTCTGGTGGACTGTTCATGTCACTAGAATAGCTCTGGACAGCCTAGTCCGTAAAGTGGTTTTCGATCGTCCatatggacagaggaggtATGGTAGGTCTAAATTAAGATATATTGATGTTGATGTCGATGTgaccgccagaaaggccgggattaTGGATTGGCTGACAATCGTCAGTgttcgaccgtgagcggtttagaggactcctgtaGCAGGCCAAACTCACGGTTGTAGTGCCTAATAAGAAAGTAAGTCTTTCTTGTAAAGTAAGAAAGTAGTAGTAAACAATCTCCAACATGaacgaaacaatttaaataaacaaagttATTAACATACATTCATCCATCACATCTAAATTCAGTTTATTATACCTCGCTCATGTAGAATATTAACGAATATTCAAAcgattttttgtacttttttcgCATAAACAAAACTACGCCATGTAGTTAATTTCCTATGGGGCTTTCCCAATAGGATACAACATGGAGTTAGTAGTTTAAAACgaaagttttatgtttaaatgcAGATAGATTCAACTATGAGACAATCCAAGAATCTGAACTAATAACTATGGTGGCATACATGTTTCAGATAAATATCTATCAGAAAGATGACAACGTCTTATATTCTGGGGGTTTATGGATATTCGCCGTTGCTTCATGGTTCATGCTTCAGCTTCATATGCCGCTTCAGATTGGCAGTGCGCGACAGGACCGCGCCGCAGATATTACATTTAGTGCGGCCACTATGAATGTGACTGTGCATGGTGAGTGATTTCCAGGTGACGAAGCTTTTGTCACACGAGTTACATTTGTActgtttcttttgtgtgttttcagtGTCGTCCGTGGCCGTATGTGTGACCGCAGCCTTCTCCTCTTCATCCAGAAAAGTGTTATCCACACCAATATCGACGATCTGCATTTCGAAACCGGTCGATTGTTCCATGGGTTCCTCAGATTCCGACCGGTGTGTAATGTTTTCACACACCATTTCGAATTCGTCTGGTTGCGTGTATGCGCTACCGTCGCCGCAGGTCGCCACTAAACTTTCGCCAACATTGATGAACTCGGATATGTCTTGACTTTGTGCCGTCGTCGCGTTGTATATTTCCGAacggttggttggtgtctCTGGAATAGTTGGTGATGTCGTTTTTgtcgtttccgtttccttgCTAGTTGCAACGTTTTGCTTGAGAATGCGCGCTGTTCTTAGCTGTCGTGGCGAGGGTAATACGCTATTAACTAGCTCTTGAAGTGACTGCTTGCTTTCATCTGGCTGGGAAGTTGAACCTTGGGCAATGATTAGTTCATCCACAGGTAATATAACTGGCTTCGATTCATTTGTTTGCCGATAGTGTTGTTTCCCACGTTTCGTTGGTGTTTGCAATGCGGCTGTCGAAGGATGTAGTACATTTGCAGTCgagttggtttgt
This Anopheles marshallii chromosome 3, idAnoMarsDA_429_01, whole genome shotgun sequence DNA region includes the following protein-coding sequences:
- the LOC128712572 gene encoding modifier of mdg4-like encodes the protein MANSQSLSLRWNDYSSYIAGAFESLRYEEDLVDVTLYCEGRKIRAHKMLLSACSSYFKNVFKENPSQHPIIIFKNVKYSDLQSLIEFMYKGEVHVLQESLPSFLQTANILSVRGLSEPFFDEQNLSTTAQDLPRSMLAQKILQTQSQNMNSATITTDEVYYALATPESTFSPQIKTEVQPTISQQFISKVVLKPTNDLTVPNDLGNSIIPQVQPQQQTNSTANVLHPSTAALQTPTKRGKQHYRQTNESKPVILPVDELIIAQGSTSQPDESKQSLQELVNSVLPSPRQLRTARILKQNVATSKETETTKTTSPTIPETPTNRSEIYNATTAQSQDISEFINVGESLVATCGDGSAYTQPDEFEMVCENITHRSESEEPMEQSTGFEMQIVDIGVDNTFLDEEEKAAVTHTATDDTENTQKKQYKCNSCDKSFVTWKSLTMHSHIHSGRTKCNICGAVLSRTANLKRHMKLKHEP
- the LOC128711818 gene encoding uncharacterized protein LOC128711818, which translates into the protein MFYCSRDPAKASNCSKSSSTSAKSHGPYHQPYSLLDITARIVAQNEPFQKIEERYDRIPEPVQRRIVFWSFPRNEKDICMYSSLSRVSSINSVESQSLSFCTGLKLVETGCVENVLQVGFHLSGIVWSHPPNQIERHSSVHNVAGSSSGSRNNELGYPLPPANQNLYNNYHHHNHHQQQPHHHHAHQHHPAHHHHQQQQHHPHPNHHAPPLSPPPPAPPMVHQVQPQGGAAGGGGPGPGVGIQVAAAAAVAAAAAAAAAAGVPPPPGGAHMVVVAQQPIGMAAAQQMPPNGQQPFNGANMDHRDAFNNITIGGQGASNGSGMEENKKFKVSVSFDRCKITSVTCSCDTKDIFWCHHVVALALYRIRNADSVKLRVPISETLLQMNRQQLQKFIQYLIAEHHTEVLPTAQRLADEILQQRSEINSICGAPDPTAGASKDDDHSWHLDETQVCEAVKTYLGQGSYYYSSKHLNSLFGKVREMLRAQDSNGARMLTLITEQFLSDPRLVLWKNHGTPMTEKCRQLWDQLGALWVCIVLNPKSSHGERMHWKSLLEKWSKSEVCPQEDPDLRTSPSSSRESVRDRSNRERERDRNRFFRENNLRNMMYYNHHHQPHQHQQQHNNQPIGGGGHDNPNRNHYNHRYGAMKHRNGDNANRGGNNHHNDQYDSSETDSDSDDEMDDANEDEGVGNNGQDEEEDGNENGGAINDHDDEDDHHHEDDEAERRRVDDNGMEEDVVDQVHNILQDINFADGAEPGPSREHRDEDGEVRDFMNLNLMNVQEEEHRLPEMMPENDDSSRESMDVDGAGIGTSSSNGVVGRVSGTVSSGVAGGSSKSGTGNVGFFQSPCICGEDKCECNRPVFLDDIKPKKFFDCVAAAGGSVSIAASVSARNFDVNEDANQDCIELSKDIDMTVTSGTATVGTLKMRSSDEAIETIAGASFSSSSSSSSSSNSSILTMVDDHQKDVELDFEKPGPSGLNHRRVGPIDVETNPSSGMSSNSALNNDARRIAHDDCDECEEQGKDKPVCKKSTEDDDEAGPSSISSSHVVKKTKESKDDVDEMDLDPEAGPSSRRISTDDGSAVAGGSGLNGNASVEARVKPVNVGDGNGAGSGRPCKRLKLNNGSWVSRNGNKTPRTIFHKALDAVNMSWENEHLKRILESDSYKLSSRNSVQIAGSSKAPVANHPSVKSNFNANGQPLWHEKISMTAARIDSLRSHGHMEAALRLSVSVVRTMREIQREAQALWLRHKPKLPPTQASTAEQPVPGPSNSGSGSSNAAGPRCNCGPPKVIPAESASCRKESNATKHMHHSLLPPLPPPLPSSSSASIQQQQIMQQQHQQQHPSQHHHQHQHLLQQQHQPQASTSSGIKAGCQCQSHRHQSQSSTPHFPVPPPAPMMPPDLHASHAPPVPAMKKDCSKCIQIKCYYESVGSGGSSLKHNGPPMAGPSHASVNNTHHSHHPPAPPAPPMSSASSVVSQHQRIHRNSSGMICSSAKCNHFIATGPNGPGIIQPAPHDLYRKIPHCSTSSSQQAQQPHCSRDFRYMKFPNIPPNHQHHHHNQHHHHHNHHQQQLQNQHHASSGAGMIVPVGIRHPPPPACPVPGPSTSRTHGTVMPSESSMSATSTQSSITVTTVSSHTTSGSSNAAGSIVTSASTSASTSKSSSAASSSSFPTKCNCPIHKEETLPPPPPTQSHSTAPPPCHPPQDANVGLPSMSTTVSCCVKPICCSLAMAQHHSQHKTQPPLPGPSYVPSTGMSSTCGGCVMHASGPQSAMYNNGAMYGMPGPSSSSSVSSGHGHHAQPLASSSMSKTFDRSIMGSFSGTDCDIMSGQHHQHKDDCPMALGKHKNAIPTAGGAGGTGSGSHSSCTNSSVNASPAGPSRSSASSGSTITSSALLEPIKVNRKPNCLSKCIDCSVGCEVEFPLDAIACIFDCLTEASLIPEAVTVQMNEMSRMAYDAGNGGAGGGPGNGAGSAAPEDINIIAPKYRHLPIVDSTDRHETYLTLAFEAAILALSKQRIMPHGLYAQHVICKQQDQLIQRLRSIDLDSVLVGILRKLSVQLLDGGPTSGLGEMIHPESVPMHTLARFLFASLLNQHSDLAFEIGLRAMRFPILENINEGASVNGIELQHNNFMHSPYPRWWTLGHLETQQCSLSSTMLSAAKGDTKRLSAVLQNARRNIHSSSHLFKLAQDAFRFATPENGPRSQTLLGVAFELGLQVMRMTLTCLNWRRREMVRWLVTCASHVGIDALMSIMQNWYHLFTPTEATGPVATTIMSHSTIMRLNLNFRQQDELSNCARTLALQCATKDPPNCALNALTLCENDAMAFETAYHIVIDAATHIMTSSQLFTIARYMEHRGYPARAYNLAMLAMKNVQLAYNQDTHPAINDIHWACALSHSLGKTELSKMIPLVIKNVQCATVLSDILRRCSVPTPGLHNFGAHGARGNNLRQCIKLSYDREPLNQLLEAAVSAYVNTTHSRLSHISPRHYSDFIDFLSKARDTFMLARDGPAHFSRLIENITIAYKGKKKLVRQVRQRFQFV